A section of the Kribbella sp. HUAS MG21 genome encodes:
- the dhaL gene encoding dihydroxyacetone kinase subunit DhaL, with protein sequence MGVDAFVSWLRDCAAVLHENAAYLTELDSAIGDADHGANMDRGFQAVVGLLDETTFDGADELLKKAGMTLVSKVGGASGPLYGTFFLRFGTALAGADLTPETIGKALHAGVEGVLARGKPELGDKTMYDAWAPALDAYDAAVAGRADLGTALSAAAEAAAKGRDATVPLVARKGRASYLGERSVGHQDPGATSTTLILESAVRTLS encoded by the coding sequence ATGGGAGTCGATGCCTTCGTCAGCTGGCTGCGGGACTGCGCGGCGGTCCTGCACGAGAACGCGGCGTACCTGACCGAGCTGGACTCGGCGATCGGCGACGCGGACCACGGCGCGAACATGGACCGCGGGTTCCAGGCGGTCGTCGGGCTACTGGACGAGACCACGTTCGACGGCGCCGACGAGCTGCTGAAGAAGGCCGGGATGACGCTGGTCAGCAAGGTCGGCGGGGCGAGCGGACCGCTGTACGGGACGTTCTTCCTGCGGTTCGGCACCGCGCTGGCGGGCGCCGACCTGACGCCGGAGACGATCGGCAAGGCGCTGCACGCCGGGGTCGAGGGCGTCCTCGCCCGCGGCAAGCCGGAGCTGGGCGACAAGACCATGTACGACGCCTGGGCGCCGGCGCTGGACGCGTACGACGCCGCGGTCGCGGGCAGGGCCGATCTCGGTACGGCGCTGTCCGCCGCGGCAGAGGCTGCGGCGAAGGGCCGGGATGCGACGGTGCCGCTGGTCGCCCGGAAGGGGCGTGCGAGCTATCTCGGCGAGCGCAGCGTGGGTCATCAGGATCCGGGCGCGACCAGTACGACGCTGATCTTGGAGTCCGCGGTCCGCACGCTGTCATGA
- a CDS encoding transposase, translating into MSRFRLYPRPEQQVALLELCKHARYVWNLALEQWSMWTPDKRSAPRYVAQARQLTEARATFGWLRAGSQTVQQQALRDFDQAVRNFYAGTHQRPTWRKAERHEGFRIVGSQASRIVKLNRKWAKVLVPKVGWVQLRLSRTVPGAKSYRITRDRAGRWHLAFAAIPEPIPGPGTKTVVGVDRGVTVSAALSTGELLLCPGLSKREEDRLKHLQRRLARCHRGSNRRARVKAAIAKLHARAADRRKDWAEKTSTDLARRFDVIRVEDLRITSMTRRPRPKPDLEQPGAFVPNRRRAKAGLNRGILANGWGALVERLEHKAPERVEKIDPAYTSQTCSLCGHCTPKSRENQAVFRCVACGHRMHADVNAAINIAAGRAVSARRETPPRVPSKREPQLATSA; encoded by the coding sequence ATGTCCCGGTTTCGGCTGTACCCGAGGCCCGAGCAGCAGGTTGCGCTTCTCGAGCTGTGCAAGCACGCCCGGTATGTGTGGAACTTGGCGCTGGAGCAGTGGTCGATGTGGACGCCCGACAAGCGGTCGGCGCCGCGGTACGTCGCGCAGGCACGGCAACTGACCGAGGCACGGGCCACGTTCGGCTGGCTGCGGGCCGGGTCGCAGACCGTCCAGCAGCAAGCACTGCGAGACTTCGACCAGGCCGTCAGGAACTTCTATGCGGGCACCCACCAGCGCCCGACCTGGCGTAAGGCGGAGCGGCACGAGGGATTCCGCATCGTCGGCTCTCAGGCTTCGAGGATCGTGAAGCTGAACCGAAAATGGGCAAAGGTTCTGGTACCAAAGGTCGGCTGGGTCCAGCTCCGGTTGTCGCGCACCGTACCCGGCGCGAAGTCTTACCGCATCACCCGCGACCGAGCCGGCCGCTGGCACCTCGCCTTCGCGGCAATCCCGGAGCCAATCCCTGGACCGGGTACGAAGACTGTCGTCGGCGTGGACCGAGGCGTCACTGTTTCGGCGGCTCTGTCGACTGGTGAGCTGTTGTTGTGCCCTGGCCTCTCGAAACGCGAAGAGGATCGGCTCAAGCACCTGCAGCGCCGCCTCGCCCGCTGCCATCGCGGCTCGAACCGTCGCGCGCGTGTGAAGGCGGCAATTGCCAAGCTGCACGCCCGCGCCGCCGACCGACGCAAGGACTGGGCCGAAAAGACCAGCACTGACCTTGCGCGACGGTTCGACGTCATCCGCGTGGAGGACCTGCGCATCACCTCCATGACCAGACGACCGAGGCCCAAGCCCGACCTCGAACAGCCAGGCGCCTTTGTGCCGAATCGCCGCCGCGCCAAGGCCGGTCTGAACCGGGGCATACTGGCCAACGGTTGGGGCGCCCTTGTGGAACGCTTGGAGCACAAGGCTCCTGAACGGGTCGAGAAGATCGACCCTGCGTACACGTCGCAGACCTGTAGCCTTTGCGGGCATTGCACACCTAAGAGCCGCGAGAACCAAGCGGTCTTCAGGTGCGTGGCCTGCGGGCACCGGATGCATGCGGACGTGAACGCAGCCATCAACATCGCGGCCGGACGGGCCGTCAGCGCACGCCGAGAGACGCCGCCACGGGTCCCGTCGAAGCGTGAACCTCAACTCGCTACCTCCGCGTAG
- the dhaK gene encoding dihydroxyacetone kinase subunit DhaK: MKKLINDPADVVSEALRGMAAAHPDRLRVDLENRIVYRKDAPRPGKVGLISGGGSGHEPMHGGFVGLGMLDAACAGEVFTSPVPDQMMAATKAVDAGAGVLHIVKNYTGDVMNFEMAAELAAADAGTEVLSVVTNDDVAVQDSLYTAGRRGVGVTVLLEKIVGAAAEEGQPLQEVADLAKRVNENGRSMGMALTSCTVPAAGKPTFELAENEMEVGIGIHGEPGRQRLPLAPAKEVAALLVDPVLSDLPYSQGDSVIAFVNGMGGTPLIELYLMYNEVAQLLDRAGITVARSLVGNYITSLEMAGCSVTLLKVDDELVRLWDAPVNTPGLRWGA, from the coding sequence ATGAAGAAGCTCATCAACGACCCGGCCGATGTTGTGAGTGAAGCGCTGCGCGGGATGGCGGCGGCGCACCCGGACCGGCTGCGGGTCGATCTGGAGAACCGGATCGTCTACCGCAAGGACGCCCCGAGACCCGGGAAGGTCGGGCTGATCTCCGGCGGCGGGTCGGGGCACGAGCCGATGCACGGCGGGTTCGTGGGCCTCGGCATGCTCGACGCCGCCTGCGCGGGCGAGGTGTTCACCTCCCCGGTGCCGGACCAGATGATGGCCGCGACCAAGGCGGTCGACGCCGGGGCGGGCGTGCTGCACATCGTGAAGAACTACACCGGCGACGTGATGAACTTCGAGATGGCCGCCGAACTGGCCGCCGCCGACGCCGGCACCGAGGTGCTGTCGGTGGTGACGAACGACGACGTCGCCGTCCAGGACAGCCTCTACACCGCCGGCCGCCGCGGCGTCGGCGTGACCGTGCTGCTGGAGAAGATCGTCGGCGCGGCCGCCGAGGAGGGCCAACCGCTGCAGGAGGTGGCGGACCTGGCTAAGCGCGTCAACGAGAACGGCCGCAGCATGGGGATGGCGCTGACGTCGTGCACGGTCCCGGCCGCGGGCAAGCCGACGTTCGAGCTGGCCGAGAACGAGATGGAGGTCGGCATCGGCATCCACGGCGAGCCCGGCCGGCAACGGTTGCCGCTGGCCCCGGCGAAGGAGGTCGCCGCGCTGCTCGTCGACCCGGTGCTCTCCGATCTTCCTTATTCCCAAGGTGATTCGGTGATCGCCTTCGTGAACGGCATGGGCGGTACGCCGCTGATCGAGCTGTACCTGATGTACAACGAGGTCGCGCAGCTCCTCGACCGCGCCGGGATCACCGTGGCCCGCTCGCTGGTCGGCAACTACATCACCTCGCTGGAGATGGCCGGCTGCTCGGTCACGCTGCTGAAGGTGGACGACGAACTGGTACGTCTCTGGGACGCGCCGGTGAACACCCCCGGCCTACGCTGGGGAGCGTGA
- the ptsP gene encoding phosphoenolpyruvate--protein phosphotransferase, whose protein sequence is MVAEAQRGLVAKQDHLGDVVAAAAAAVAEADRTVEIVVGNVHGLHARPAARLVGLVNGFDAAVMLTDLDTGRGPVDAGSLSMVATLNAQQGHRLRVGASGSQAAEVLAAVEKLAAENFGDEAVEPAAPAAGGSGLDVAIGPAVLVGGEVDVSGYVAGDNELARLEEAVARAGEELRGLRDDSPEHGGIFEAHLALLTDRTMRDEVRASIAGGASAPTAWQHSYDTLATTFEALDDAYQRERAQDVRAIRDRVLRALVGAASDEPGEAAAAGAVGAGILVVPELDAATAATLDATRIAGIAVRAAGTTGHGVIVARSRGIPLITGIGPVEVRAGAIVAFDARSGVFEVAPDVDRVRATIAERRGERDQAIARADEPAITRDGRTVDVLVNVGVVQDAVEARGADGSGLVRTEVLFGDRRTPPSVDEQVDAFRAIARALGNNPITIRTWDVGGDKPLPFLPQDKEANPFLGERGLRVFRRRPDLLRDQLEAIRRTAAETPVHVMFPMVTTADEVAWALDQLGPRDGLEVGIMVEVPAAALRVGTLAKDLDFVSIGTNDLTQYTTAADRTNAAVAPLADGLDPAVLQLIDHVVRHAGVRVAVCGDLASDPQAAVLLAALGVAELSAVGPQVPLVKARLRQADLGQVDTAAVLAARDADQVRGLL, encoded by the coding sequence GTGGTCGCCGAGGCGCAGCGAGGTTTGGTCGCGAAACAGGATCATCTGGGTGATGTGGTGGCTGCGGCTGCTGCCGCTGTCGCGGAGGCCGATCGCACGGTTGAGATTGTCGTGGGGAACGTGCACGGTCTGCATGCGCGGCCTGCTGCGCGGCTCGTGGGGCTGGTGAACGGGTTCGACGCCGCGGTCATGCTCACCGACCTGGACACCGGGCGAGGGCCGGTGGACGCGGGCAGCTTGAGCATGGTGGCGACGTTGAACGCCCAGCAGGGACACAGGTTGCGGGTCGGGGCGAGCGGGTCGCAGGCGGCCGAAGTACTTGCTGCGGTGGAGAAGCTGGCGGCTGAGAACTTCGGGGACGAGGCTGTCGAGCCGGCGGCGCCCGCTGCGGGCGGGTCCGGGCTGGACGTGGCGATCGGGCCGGCGGTGCTGGTCGGTGGCGAGGTGGACGTCAGCGGGTATGTTGCCGGCGACAACGAGCTCGCGCGGCTGGAGGAGGCTGTTGCTCGCGCCGGCGAGGAGTTACGCGGACTCCGGGACGACAGCCCTGAACACGGCGGCATCTTCGAGGCGCATCTCGCGTTGCTGACCGATCGCACGATGCGCGACGAGGTCCGGGCGTCGATCGCCGGTGGCGCGTCCGCGCCGACGGCGTGGCAGCACTCGTACGACACCCTCGCCACGACTTTCGAGGCCCTGGACGACGCGTACCAACGCGAACGCGCCCAGGACGTCCGAGCCATCCGCGACCGTGTCCTCCGGGCGCTCGTAGGAGCCGCATCGGACGAGCCGGGCGAGGCAGCCGCTGCCGGCGCGGTGGGCGCGGGGATTCTTGTCGTGCCCGAGCTGGATGCCGCCACTGCGGCCACCTTGGACGCCACCCGGATCGCCGGGATCGCCGTCCGCGCGGCCGGTACCACCGGACACGGTGTGATCGTGGCCCGGTCCCGCGGGATCCCGCTGATCACCGGGATCGGGCCGGTCGAGGTCCGGGCCGGAGCGATCGTTGCGTTCGACGCCCGGAGTGGGGTGTTCGAGGTCGCACCGGACGTGGATCGGGTCCGCGCCACGATTGCCGAGCGGCGGGGCGAGCGCGACCAGGCGATCGCCCGCGCGGACGAGCCCGCCATCACCCGCGACGGCCGCACCGTCGACGTGCTCGTGAACGTCGGCGTCGTCCAGGACGCCGTCGAGGCGCGCGGCGCGGACGGGTCCGGGCTGGTGCGGACCGAGGTGCTCTTCGGCGACCGCCGTACGCCGCCCTCCGTCGACGAGCAGGTCGACGCGTTCCGCGCGATCGCCCGCGCCCTCGGGAACAACCCGATCACGATCCGGACCTGGGATGTCGGCGGCGACAAGCCGCTCCCGTTCCTCCCGCAGGACAAGGAGGCGAACCCGTTCCTCGGCGAGCGCGGCCTGCGCGTCTTCCGCCGCCGTCCCGACCTGCTCCGCGATCAGCTCGAGGCGATCCGGCGTACGGCGGCCGAGACCCCGGTGCACGTGATGTTCCCGATGGTGACGACCGCCGACGAGGTCGCCTGGGCGCTGGACCAGCTCGGCCCGCGGGACGGCCTCGAGGTGGGCATCATGGTCGAGGTCCCCGCGGCCGCGCTGCGGGTCGGCACGCTCGCGAAGGACCTCGACTTCGTCAGCATCGGCACCAACGACCTCACGCAGTACACGACGGCCGCGGACCGCACCAACGCAGCGGTCGCCCCGCTCGCCGACGGCCTCGATCCCGCCGTACTGCAGCTGATCGACCACGTGGTCCGCCACGCCGGCGTACGGGTTGCTGTCTGCGGCGACCTGGCCAGCGACCCGCAGGCCGCAGTACTGCTGGCTGCTCTCGGTGTGGCCGAGCTGAGCGCCGTCGGCCCACAGGTACCGCTGGTGAAGGCCCGGCTGCGGCAGGCCGACCTAGGACAGGTCGACACCGCCGCAGTGCTGGCTGCCCGGGACGCGGATCAGGTGCGCGGTTTGCTGTAG
- a CDS encoding sigma-70 family RNA polymerase sigma factor encodes MSESTSPADDLAALAEQAQAGDKNAMDDLLRQVYPRVLRICRSVLPYSADAEDAAQEALLNIATKINTYSGRSSFSTWVHSVAANSARSTYRKLKRSAQAAHNPEQMEKPDPRTTSVIAGTRLDLLEALETLERDRPQMVTPLVLRDVYGLSYEEIAAEVGAPLGTVKSRIHDAREVVRPLLRPKD; translated from the coding sequence ATGAGCGAGAGCACCAGTCCGGCCGACGACCTTGCCGCCCTCGCGGAGCAGGCGCAGGCGGGCGACAAGAACGCGATGGACGACCTGCTGCGGCAGGTGTATCCGCGCGTCCTGCGGATCTGCCGCAGCGTCCTGCCGTACTCGGCGGACGCGGAGGACGCCGCTCAGGAGGCGCTGCTGAACATCGCCACCAAGATCAACACGTACTCCGGGCGCAGCAGCTTCTCCACCTGGGTGCACTCCGTCGCCGCCAACTCGGCCCGCTCGACGTACCGGAAGCTGAAGCGCTCCGCCCAGGCCGCGCACAACCCCGAGCAGATGGAGAAGCCGGACCCGCGAACCACCAGCGTGATCGCCGGCACCCGGCTGGACCTGCTGGAGGCGCTGGAGACGCTGGAGCGGGACCGCCCGCAGATGGTCACCCCGCTGGTACTGCGGGACGTCTACGGCCTGTCCTACGAGGAGATCGCCGCCGAGGTCGGAGCCCCGCTCGGCACGGTCAAGTCCCGGATCCACGACGCCCGCGAGGTCGTCCGCCCGCTGCTCCGCCCCAAGGACTGA
- a CDS encoding extracellular solute-binding protein produces MTLDRSVSRRRLLQLLGGATVSATVAGSLAACGGGGGSSSSGGTLKVIGVGDQEAGLRKVLDAYKSSHSGFDFNLSFAPADQVQTALRTQLGGGNAPDVHVVYPGNGSAMSMAQLSKAGLLTDLSSQSWTQKVPEGFKGAFQNEGKTYIFSPGSSMLGAIYNKKAFATAGVEPPATWSELLAVCDKLKKKGIVPIAVGAQTPWITQLIPYALVPGTVYAKTPDFDDKMIAGQASFADSGWADAMDKYLELQKKGFFNDNPNGTTYEQATSMVGTGKAAMAVQVSAVLSAFRAAAPSPDDLSMFPFPATDVAADNWIPAGVVVGIAVSAKSKQADQAKSFLDYCGQQENLNTWAEAVSCVPLYGDGKVDPALTSFLPSLKANKAVPFMDQRWPNAEVQPTHFAVVQQLLGGKTTVPDALKKMDEAYRKGA; encoded by the coding sequence ATGACACTCGATCGGTCCGTCAGTCGCCGGCGGCTCCTGCAGCTGCTCGGAGGTGCCACGGTCAGCGCCACCGTGGCCGGCTCGCTCGCGGCCTGCGGCGGGGGCGGCGGTTCGTCGTCGTCCGGCGGCACGCTGAAGGTGATCGGCGTCGGTGACCAGGAGGCCGGCCTGCGGAAGGTGCTAGACGCGTACAAATCGTCGCACTCCGGCTTCGACTTCAACCTCTCGTTCGCGCCCGCCGACCAGGTGCAGACCGCGCTCCGGACGCAGCTCGGCGGCGGCAACGCGCCCGACGTCCACGTCGTCTACCCGGGCAACGGCAGCGCGATGTCGATGGCCCAGCTGAGTAAGGCCGGGCTGCTCACCGACCTCAGCAGCCAGTCCTGGACGCAGAAGGTGCCGGAGGGCTTCAAGGGCGCCTTCCAGAACGAGGGCAAGACGTACATCTTCTCGCCGGGTTCCAGCATGCTCGGCGCGATCTACAACAAGAAGGCGTTCGCGACCGCCGGTGTCGAGCCGCCGGCCACCTGGTCGGAGCTGCTCGCGGTCTGCGACAAGCTGAAGAAGAAGGGCATCGTGCCGATCGCCGTCGGCGCGCAGACGCCGTGGATCACGCAGCTGATCCCGTACGCGCTGGTCCCGGGCACGGTCTACGCCAAGACGCCCGACTTCGACGACAAGATGATCGCCGGCCAGGCGTCCTTCGCCGACTCCGGCTGGGCCGACGCGATGGACAAGTACCTCGAGCTGCAGAAAAAGGGCTTCTTCAACGACAACCCGAACGGTACGACGTACGAGCAGGCCACCTCGATGGTCGGCACCGGGAAGGCCGCGATGGCGGTGCAGGTGTCCGCGGTGCTGTCGGCGTTCCGGGCCGCGGCGCCGTCGCCCGACGACCTGTCGATGTTCCCGTTCCCCGCCACGGACGTGGCCGCCGACAACTGGATCCCGGCCGGCGTGGTGGTCGGGATCGCGGTGAGCGCGAAGAGCAAGCAGGCGGACCAGGCGAAGTCGTTCCTCGACTACTGCGGCCAGCAGGAGAACCTGAACACCTGGGCCGAGGCCGTCTCCTGCGTCCCGCTGTACGGCGACGGGAAGGTCGACCCCGCGCTGACGTCGTTCCTGCCGAGCCTGAAGGCGAACAAGGCGGTGCCGTTCATGGATCAGCGCTGGCCGAACGCCGAAGTACAGCCGACCCACTTCGCCGTCGTACAACAGCTGCTCGGCGGCAAGACCACGGTGCCGGACGCGCTGAAGAAGATGGACGAGGCCTACCGGAAGGGCGCGTGA
- a CDS encoding alpha/beta hydrolase: MIEGFHEFDVRVAGATVHGRRGGTGPPILLLHGFPESHVMWHRVAPVLARDFSVVATDLSGFGDSTSSGDQSMRELARHQVAAMQQLGFREFAVVGHDRGARCAYRLALDHPTAVRKLAVLDVVPTLDAFDRAGKEFALGYWIWAFMTDPIAEELIGRAPDVFVNHLLDSWSANDAFPPEIRAEYVRQFRRPEVVHAICEQYRAAATTDCEHDAADRGVSRIQSPVLVLWEQDGSVGRWYGDPLDIWRTWADDVSGGPVDAGHFLPEEAPAETLAWLLPFLTIDSE; the protein is encoded by the coding sequence GTGATCGAGGGCTTCCACGAGTTCGACGTACGGGTGGCCGGTGCGACTGTCCACGGCCGCCGCGGAGGTACCGGGCCGCCGATCCTGCTGCTGCACGGCTTCCCGGAATCGCATGTCATGTGGCACCGGGTGGCGCCGGTCCTCGCCCGCGACTTCAGCGTCGTCGCCACCGACCTCAGCGGATTCGGCGACAGCACGTCCTCCGGTGACCAGTCGATGCGCGAGCTCGCCAGGCATCAGGTCGCAGCGATGCAGCAGCTCGGGTTCCGCGAGTTCGCCGTCGTCGGTCACGACCGCGGTGCCCGCTGCGCCTACCGGCTGGCACTCGATCATCCCACTGCGGTGCGCAAACTCGCCGTCTTGGATGTGGTTCCGACCCTCGACGCGTTCGACCGGGCCGGCAAGGAGTTCGCCCTCGGCTACTGGATCTGGGCGTTCATGACCGACCCCATCGCCGAGGAGCTGATCGGCCGGGCGCCGGACGTCTTTGTGAACCACCTCCTGGACAGCTGGTCGGCCAACGATGCGTTCCCGCCGGAGATCCGGGCCGAGTACGTCCGGCAGTTCCGCAGGCCGGAGGTGGTGCACGCGATCTGCGAGCAGTACCGAGCAGCCGCGACGACCGACTGCGAGCACGACGCAGCCGACCGCGGCGTCAGCCGGATCCAGTCTCCGGTTCTCGTCCTGTGGGAGCAGGACGGTTCAGTAGGACGCTGGTACGGCGATCCGCTCGACATCTGGCGCACCTGGGCGGACGACGTCAGCGGCGGCCCGGTCGACGCCGGCCACTTCCTCCCCGAGGAGGCGCCTGCCGAAACCCTGGCTTGGCTGCTGCCGTTCCTGACGATCGACAGCGAGTGA
- a CDS encoding sugar ABC transporter permease, which translates to MTASVAAARPDAVRRTRRHGGIVPPWWFAVPAILVYALVVLYPSIAGAGSAFTDWSGIGESRSYVGADNFKQLLRDDQALGALRNTLLLTVAIVVVQNALGLLLALGVHTGIKSRMLLRLVFFAPVVVSPVMVSFLWKFVYNPAPDAGLNAALGAVGLGSLRQDWLGNPSIALWSVAFTVIWQCAGYSMVIFLAGLEGVPAELHESAMVDGAGTIARFRHITWPLLAPAVTINVMLSTVGGLTLFTQIIAMTNGGPGYATDTLSTVLYKQAFVFGKFGYSTAVALVLAIFVAAVTFLQIGYLRSRETTA; encoded by the coding sequence GTGACGGCCTCGGTGGCCGCGGCCCGGCCGGACGCGGTACGGCGGACCCGGCGGCACGGCGGAATCGTGCCGCCGTGGTGGTTCGCCGTACCGGCGATCCTGGTCTACGCGCTGGTGGTGCTGTACCCGAGCATCGCCGGCGCCGGGTCGGCGTTCACGGACTGGTCGGGGATCGGCGAGTCCCGGTCGTACGTCGGCGCGGACAACTTCAAGCAGTTGCTGCGCGACGACCAGGCGCTCGGGGCGTTGCGCAACACACTGCTGCTGACGGTCGCGATCGTCGTGGTGCAGAACGCGCTCGGGCTGCTGCTCGCGCTCGGCGTGCACACCGGGATCAAGAGCCGGATGCTGTTGCGGCTGGTGTTCTTCGCGCCGGTCGTGGTGAGCCCGGTGATGGTGTCGTTCCTGTGGAAGTTCGTCTACAACCCGGCGCCGGACGCGGGGCTGAACGCGGCGCTCGGCGCGGTCGGGCTCGGGTCGCTGCGCCAGGACTGGCTGGGCAACCCGTCGATCGCGTTGTGGTCGGTGGCGTTCACCGTGATCTGGCAGTGCGCCGGGTACTCGATGGTGATCTTTCTCGCCGGGCTCGAAGGGGTGCCGGCCGAGTTGCACGAGTCCGCGATGGTCGACGGCGCCGGGACGATCGCGCGGTTCCGGCACATCACCTGGCCGCTCCTCGCGCCTGCCGTGACGATCAACGTGATGCTGTCGACGGTCGGCGGGCTGACGCTGTTCACCCAGATCATCGCGATGACGAACGGCGGCCCGGGGTACGCGACCGACACGTTGTCGACGGTGCTGTACAAGCAGGCGTTCGTGTTCGGGAAGTTCGGTTACAGCACCGCGGTCGCGCTGGTCCTGGCGATCTTCGTCGCGGCGGTGACGTTCCTGCAGATCGGATACCTGAGGTCGAGGGAGACGACGGCTTGA
- a CDS encoding serine/threonine-protein kinase: MGVPTRLGRYVVRRRLGAGGFATVWLARDEQLDAEVAIKVLADNWGHDDSVRQRFLEEGRFLRRVESEHVVQVHDVGELEDGRPFLVLTYADRGTLADRLKEQPLPLPEAVDVVVQVGRGLQALHRRGLLHRDVKPANVLFRSTDDGERAVLSDLGLGKSLDEISRITMPGGTPSYVAPEQALGERLDQRADQYSLGAVAYAALTGRSPHQVDGLGAASRVEVAPPPSSLGFDLPEQVDAAIVRALDPDREKRWPDVQTFTKQLVGALDETTHSFSVPARQTGAGSVDLDAKTALSDENQPTIVKPAEPTDAETVAVESAPAAADPAPAEPLTESAVPRKKRRGRWVVAALLALVVGGGAGYAGQWYLAGREVVPVAEGGFQVELPRSWAQSMARSTWTVPGGEATAPAFRVSKDDSWSGRTPGVFIGVSKKKLAVPTGLNCATPGSPTRNTGGERAFTDRISTGCFGADIVLLQRVVDYGAEGSLLVQVVVPGSDPTRALEIADTVKYND, encoded by the coding sequence ATGGGGGTCCCAACCAGACTCGGTCGGTACGTCGTGCGCCGACGCCTGGGCGCGGGCGGGTTCGCCACGGTGTGGCTGGCGCGGGACGAGCAGTTGGACGCCGAGGTGGCGATCAAGGTGCTCGCCGACAACTGGGGGCACGACGACTCGGTCCGGCAGCGGTTCCTCGAGGAGGGCCGGTTCCTGCGCCGGGTCGAGTCCGAGCACGTCGTCCAGGTGCACGACGTCGGTGAACTGGAGGACGGCCGCCCGTTCCTGGTGCTCACGTACGCCGACCGCGGCACGCTGGCCGACCGCCTGAAGGAGCAGCCGCTGCCGCTGCCCGAGGCGGTGGACGTGGTCGTCCAGGTCGGCCGCGGCCTGCAGGCGCTGCACCGGCGGGGCCTGCTGCACCGCGACGTGAAGCCGGCCAACGTGCTGTTCCGCAGTACCGACGACGGCGAGCGGGCGGTGCTGTCCGACCTTGGGCTGGGCAAGTCGCTCGACGAGATCTCCCGCATCACCATGCCCGGCGGCACCCCGTCGTACGTCGCCCCGGAACAGGCGCTCGGCGAACGCCTGGACCAGCGCGCCGACCAGTACTCGCTGGGCGCGGTCGCGTACGCCGCACTGACCGGACGGTCGCCGCACCAGGTCGACGGCCTCGGGGCGGCCAGCCGGGTCGAGGTGGCGCCGCCGCCGAGCTCGCTCGGGTTCGACCTGCCGGAGCAGGTCGACGCGGCGATCGTCCGGGCGCTGGACCCGGACCGCGAGAAGCGCTGGCCGGACGTGCAGACGTTCACCAAGCAGTTGGTCGGGGCGCTCGACGAGACCACGCACAGCTTCTCGGTGCCGGCCCGTCAGACCGGCGCGGGCTCGGTGGACCTGGACGCGAAGACCGCGCTCAGCGACGAGAACCAGCCCACGATCGTGAAGCCCGCCGAGCCGACGGACGCGGAGACGGTGGCCGTCGAGTCCGCTCCTGCCGCCGCCGATCCCGCTCCCGCCGAGCCGCTGACCGAGTCCGCCGTACCGCGGAAGAAGCGGCGTGGTCGCTGGGTGGTTGCTGCGCTGCTGGCCCTGGTGGTCGGCGGTGGCGCCGGGTACGCCGGCCAGTGGTACCTGGCGGGCCGCGAGGTGGTCCCCGTCGCGGAGGGCGGGTTCCAGGTGGAGCTGCCGCGCTCCTGGGCGCAGTCGATGGCCAGGTCGACCTGGACCGTGCCGGGCGGCGAGGCCACCGCTCCGGCGTTCCGGGTCAGCAAGGACGACAGCTGGTCGGGCCGGACCCCGGGCGTGTTCATCGGCGTCTCCAAGAAGAAGCTCGCGGTGCCGACGGGTCTCAACTGCGCGACGCCGGGTTCGCCGACCAGGAACACGGGCGGTGAGCGGGCCTTCACGGACCGGATTTCCACCGGCTGCTTCGGTGCGGATATCGTGCTGCTCCAGCGGGTCGTCGATTACGGGGCCGAGGGCTCGCTGCTGGTCCAGGTGGTCGTGCCGGGATCGGATCCGACCCGTGCCCTCGAGATCGCGGACACGGTGAAGTACAACGACTAA